The nucleotide window CGAAGGCTAATTCTGCCGCCGGAGAGAACAACAGGTGTGAAATCGAGGCCAACACCGAACTTCTTGAACTCTACCGAGATTTCCCCGTCATCGCGAGAAATCGGGATCGGGAATTCACCGCCTGCCAGGAAACTCGCATTTTCACCGGAGATGGCCGTTAGTGTTGGTTCTGCCAGGGTTCGAATGACACCCTCGCGCTGAAGCATCTGAACCTGGGCCGTGATGTTGCTTGCACCACTAATAAACTGTGTGCCGCCCGTCGCCTGATTGACGATGGAGGGGTTGACAGTGAAATTGGGAAGACTTGAAAAGAATGGGGTAAAACTTCCGGTTCCTACGGATCCAGAGAATTGAACACCGAGCTGCTTGATGATGGTACGCTCGACCTCGGCAACAGTGACTTTCAGGTGGACTTGGTCCTTACCCTCAACAGCGATGAGGTTCACAACAGCTTTCGCTGAGTCAGCACCTTGAAATTTCGCAGCTATGTCAGCAGCCTGTTGAGCTTCAAGCGTGCTTTTGGCGGAACCACTTAGTACCACATTTCCATTCACTGATTCTGCAGAAATTCTACTTCCAGGGATCAGTTTTCGAATAATCCGGGTCAGATCTGACGTATCTTTTTCAACTCGAATATTGAAACTTGCAAGTTCGCGGCCGCTGCGACTGAAGAGAACCAGTCTTGATTGTCCCGCCGTGTTGCCGATGACGAATATCCTGCGAGGTGTTCTTAGAACCGCATCAGCAATTTCCGGATTGGACACCAGTACATCAGCTGCATCTTCTGCAAGATTAACGACAACGGAGCGCCCGACACCCACGTTTAGGATGCGACCGCTTGCTCTCTCCCCAGCAGCTATATGGACCTGGCTCGGAAAGTTCCCTTCAGCCAGTGCCGTGCTTGCCGGAATCGCGACCGAAGCTCCCAACAGCAAAGCTGCCGCTGCAAATTTGACTATCTGCTTTTTCATTGCGCCCCTCACACTGGACGTTCCTTTGTCACCGGGATTCATTGCGCACCTGCCTGGCTCGTTACGCCGTATTTGACGTAGCTGACACCGCGACGTCGGGAATTGTCCGCTTCCGCATCATCTGCCGAATCTTGGGCGCTCCGCAGCGCCAGATCTATCGTCCCGACCTGCTGCGATTGAGCTACGATTTCCGATTCAGCCAGAGTTAATTCGAGAGTTGCCGTTTTCTTTGGCGAAAGATTTTTTTGGTCTTGTTCGCCTGCAGTTGTGCTGTCGATGGCCAGAACTCTGATATTTTCTAGAATTGTCTCACTAAGTGCACCACCAGCGTCCGACGATCGCGTCAGAATGACGTCTACTTTGTCACCTGGTAAGATGAACCCACCTGCGGTGGTTTCAGCTTCCACACTGACAGCGATTGCTCTCTTTCCTTTCGGGAGGATCGCTGCCATGAAACCTTTATCCGTATTGATCAATCGCTCTGGGCGAACAGGTTCCCCTGCAAAAATCGGCACTCGCGCGATTCGGCCTTGATACTCGGTATCAGCGGAAGGATTCGATTTTTCGGTCACGGCCCCAAGTGGAACCGTGTCTTCTGGCCAATCGGCCCACGAAAGATCTTCTTCCGTTAGCTTTCCGCCAAGGCTTATGTCCTTTGCCGCTACCAGAACCTTGGAATTCTTTTCTGAAACAGGTTCTTGAACGATTTGCGGCTCACTCTCGCCGCCGGAGGACATGACCAAGCGGAAAGCGATGAAGCCGGCAACCACAGCGATTGCCAAAACAAATATGCGTGCCAGTTTCATGACCATTACCCAATAATTCACTGCGCTTTTGCGCTACCTCGCGTAGTGTGCGGGTGAATTGGTCAAAACATGGTTAACCAGATCTGCATGTTTTTGGTTAATTTCTGTTAACTTTACTAAATAACTTATTAAAAGAGTGCATTTTGCACTTCAAAAGCCAGAAATCTCGCCTGTTTTTACCTTGCGAGATTTTGAAACTTTATTTGATGAAGAAAATTGCGGATCAGAAAGGTCTGATTCTCTTAGCCGATCAGCTGGAACCAAGCTGTGTGCGAATAGATTTGCAAACCAGCTATCGCAATGGCAACACCGTAAGGGATTCCGCTTTTGCTGTCATGCAAACGCAAAAACCAGTCTTGCTGAAACAGAAGTGTCGGCACGATCAGCTTTTGCCGCATCAGCAACATACCGACAGTCAACACCATCCCGTATATGGCGACAAGCACGGCGAAGGCGGCAAGCTCAGGCGTAAATCCGATCCAAAGTGCAATGGCACTTATGAACTTCACGTCGCCACCACCCATCCAGTTAAATGCGAAAAACACAAAACAAGGGACGAAAAACACTGCCATTCCCAGCGCATGCAAACCCCAGGCCTGCATGGGAAGCCCCGTCGCAAGCGCCAGAATGCAAAACCCGGCGACAAGAAGAATAGCGACACGGTTCTGGATCGTCATGGTCAACAGATCCGAGATGCCTCCAAAGGCAACCAACATCGGGAAAATCACTAGAACAGCTGCTTGGATCATTTCGAACCCGTCAATACAGTATTTTCATTGGACTGATGGTCGCAGACATTCGTTAAGAACGCGCAAAGGGCGGCTCAAATGAAAAACGGGCGGTAAACCGCCCGTTTCACGTTTCAAGACGTCGGCGCCAAAGCGCCGTTCCGGTCCATTACTTGATGGCGGTGTCAGCAGTCTTCAGAGTTGTCGAGATGGACGTGAAGATAGCGGACAAAGACGTACCGGTTGCAGTCACAGCAGCGAGAATGATGATGGACAGCAGGCCAGCAATCAGGCCGTATTCAATAGCAGTTGCGCCAGATTCGTCTTTTACGAAACGGTTGATAAGAGATTTCATGTTTTTGCTCCAAGTACCACTTAGTTGACAGCTTCAAAAGCCCGCCGGATCTTTTGTTAGTCCGATCGGACATGAGCTCACCCTAGGACAGAGAGCTTTCCAACCAGTTAAATTTGACATCTATCTTTGTGAAAGTCGCCACAAATACATCTATAGTTAATAATGAGTATAGATAAAAAATAGTTAATCTGGAATTTGAATCATTTAATATTCAATATATTACATACTTTTGGTGCGCATATTTCATGTTTTACTTACAATTCATCAGCCGGAACGGCGTCACCTTCATTTTTATGGAATATCAACTCAAAATGAATCAAACAATTGTCTCAAGGTCAATTCATTAAACCTGGGCAACGGAATTGATTGCTGTCCAACTCAAAATCGACCGTGATCTGTTCTTCTTTAAATGCATGCGAAACTCGCAAGCAATTCTGAAATTCGAGCGCCGTTAGCAGATCGTTCACCACGTTTGTTGCATGATATCGCGAGAAAAGCCCGATATGGAGTACCCATAGGCATGTTTAAGAAGCTGATCAAATGGACGAGCCTGTTCGCATTTGTGTTTCAAGCTGGCGTCGCTATCGCCCAAGATGGGCCAGTCATGGTCACCGTCGACCGTGCAAAGGTCTTCCGCATTGACGATGGCGCATCTGCCGTTATCGTCGGAAATCCCTTCATTGCCGATGTTTCAATGTTTGACCAAAACACGGTCGTCATTACCGGTAAGAGTTACGGCACGACTAACCTTGTCATTCTCGACGAGAACAACAAGCCGATTGTTGACGAAATCATTACGGTTCGCGCGTCTGAAGAAGGTGTTGTCTCCGTTTACAAAAAATCCTCTCGCATGACGTTGTCCTGTAGTCCAACCTGCGAACCAACGCTTCGTCTCGGGGACAACAACGACGCCTTCAAGCAGACCGCCGAACAAGCAACCGCCCGCAACGAGCTCGCCGTTCAGGCGGCCGGCGGCGGGTCTTGAGTTTTGATTCTGGAGTCTTAGTGACATGCGTTTGAGTAAAAGAAATACAATGCCACGTTTTAGGCGACGTTTCTTTTCTATCCGCAAAGACGAAAGCGGTGCGACAGCGATAGAGTTCGGTCTCGTCGCAATTCCGTTTTTTCTGATCCTGTTCGGAATTGTTGAAGTCGGTCTCATTCACATGGTGAACCGAATGCTGGACAATGCTGTCATCGAAGCGTCGAGAATGATCAGGACTGGCCAAGCGCAAACATCTGGTTTCGGCGCCGACGATTTCGAAGGTGAAATTTGCAACGCCCTGCCAGCCTTCCTTTGCAGCACAGAACGCATTGTCGTCGTTGTCGATCAGATTGACAGCTTTTCGGCCGCAGCTTCAACGAACGACATGTACGATGCCGATGGCGACCTCGTCGAAGATTCTAGCTACACCGCTGAAGCCAACAATTCTGGTGAAATTGTCATGGTGAATGTCGTGTACCGCTGGCCAATGATCACGTCCCTGCTGTCGCTTAACCTAGCTGACCATGGAACCGAACGTCATCTCACATCAACATTGGTGTTTCGAAATGAACCGTGGGAATAGCATGAACGCTCGCAGGCCTAACCCTGCACAGACGATAGTCTCCATCTGGCGTAGGCTTCAGGTCGACACCCGTGCTGTTTCTGCAGTTGAGTTTGCTCTGATCCTCCCGTTGATGCTGATCATTCTAATCGGCATGGAGGAAGCTACGGGAGCCCTGAATCAGGACCGCAAAGTCAGCCGTATCGCAAACTCCGTTACCGACCTTGTCGCCCAAGCACAGACTGTCGACAAGAACGATCTTCAGGGCATTATGGATCTAGGCGAAAAGATCTTGACCCCCTACCCCGCTGATACTCTGGATATTGTGCTAGCGAGTGTTACCTTTGACGAAGACGGCGATGCCTCCGTTGACTGGAGTTTAAACAAGTCAGGCGGCGAACCATGGGCACCAGGAGCTGTGCCCCCGGTAACACTTCCGGGCACTGTCTCTGTCGCGAACACATCCATAGTCGTTGGACAAGTGAGCCTAACTTATACACCGACCTTTGCCGGAATCTTCACCGAGGTCTTTGACCGTGACTCTGCCATAGACCTAGGCGACACCTATTATCTACGGCCGCGTCTGACCAACACCGTTGCCTGTTCCGATTGTTGACAACAGGCAGTATCAGCTTGCTTTGAGCAGCAGCAACGGCAATTTACTCATCCCACTTGTTTCGTCATACAATCCCGCTACTCTCCCGCAGGATGTTGCGTTGCAATACGCAATTTGAACTCGGGAACATTAGTCGATGGCGACAAACAAGACGTATGAACAGATCGAGATTGGTGATACGGCCGAGATTGTCCGGGAGTGTTCATCCAACGATCTCCTGGTTTTTGCCCACGCCTCGGGAAATCGCAATCCAATTCATTTACCCGATACCGATTGGACCGGAGACGGCAAGATCGACAAACCGATGGCCCCAGCCATGTGGGTTGGCGGCCTCGCGTCTGCCGTACTTGGCAACATTCTGCCCGGCCCAGGCAGCGTCTATAAGGCCCAGTCCTTCCGTTTCCTGGGTCGTGCGGCTGTCGGTGACAAACTGACCGTCAAAGTGACTGCCACCGAGAAACGGCCTGACAATATCGTTCTCTTTGACATGTCCGTCACCCGCGAAGACGGCGTCAGACTTGTTGAGGGTATTTCCGAAGTCCGCGCCCCGACGGAAACAATTGAATTCGATGCCAGCGAAATTCCTGCGCTTCTTGTCCAACGACATCGCCATTTCAATCGGATGATTGAGTTGGCCAAAACCCTGCCAGCCTTGCCGACCGCAGTCGCGGCGCCCGATGATCCGAACTCGCTGGAAGGTGCCCTCCTAGCTGCAAGGGAGGGGTTGATCGATCCTGTCTTGATCGGCGCAAGAGACCGGATTGAAACCGCAGCAAACGAACTGAATGAAGATATCAGCCAATTTGAGCTGATTGATATCGAAGACGAGTCTGAAGCGGCCGGACGCGCGGTAGAAATGGTTCATGAAGGGCGGGTCAAGGCGGTCATGAAAGGCCACCTTCACACCGATCACCTGCTGAAACATGTGGTCAAGCGAGACGGAGGCCTCAGAACCAAACGTCGGATCAGCCACGTATTTGTCATGGATATTCCAGGACGCAAAACGCCGGTGCTGATTTCGGACGCAGCGATCAACATTTCGCCTGACCTCAACACCAAGGTCGACATTACACAAAACGCGATTGATGCGGCGCGGTCGCTCGGTTTGGACACACCCCGTGTCGGCATTTTGTCCGCAATCGAAACCGTCAATCCCGCCATCCCTTCCAGCCTTGATGCAGCGGTTCTTTCAAAGATGGCCGAGCGAGGCCAAATCAGCGGGGCCGTTGTGGATGGTCCTCTCGCAATGGACAACGCAATCGATGTCCAGGCGGCACGGACAAAGGGTATCACCTCGCTGGTCGCCGGACACGCAGAAGTCCTGATCGTGCCTAATCTGGAATCCGGTAACATGCTGGCCAAGGAGCTCACATTCATCGCCCACGCAGAAGCCGCTGGCCTTGTCATAGGGGCAAAGGTTCCGGTCATGCTGACCAGTCGCGCGGATGACGGCCGTGCCCGCCTCGCATCCTGCGCGTTGGCAATGCTTTATGTGCATTGGCAGAAGAACGGCCTTCCAGCCGGAATGCTCGACCGCGAGGAAGAGTGATCGTGGTTCCGGTTATCCTCGTCCTGAATTCCGGTTCTTCTTCAATCAAGTTTTCGCTCTACTCTGGTAAGTGCGAGCAACTCAAAGGACAGATCTCGGGGTTGGGTGCCGAGCCTCATCTTGCGCTGGTATCTCATGCCTCCGGTCTGACAATTGACCGCAACCTTCAAGACGACGAAGGAACAAGCCACAAGACGGCGCTGGCTGCCCTCCTACCCATTCTTGAACGAGAGCTTGGTGGTCGTCCGGTTGACGCCGTTGGTCACCGGGTTGTCCATGGAGGCGTTTATCACACCAGCCCCTTGAAGATAACCGACACAGTTCTTCAGGATCTCAAGGCGCTCGAACCCTTGGCGCCGCTGCATCAACCTCACAACCTTGCCGGTGTGGAAGCCGCGCGCGCGGCATTTCCAGGCGCTTTGCAAACTGCATGTTTCGATACTGCCTTCCACCGCAAGCATCCGTGGGTCAACGATACATTCGCTCTTCCCAGATCTCTTTATGACGAAGGTGTCCGTCGATACGGGTTTCATGGGCTTTCCTATGAGTTCATCTGCAGTCATTTGAAGGAGACACGTCCAGACGTTTTCCGAGGCAGGGTTGTTGTCGCCCACTTGGGAAATGGCGCGTCCATGTGTGCCATCCGTGATGGCCAAAGCATCGGATCGACAATGGGCTTTACGGCACTGGACGGGTTACCGATGGGCACGCGATGCGGCCAACTCGACCCGGGCGTCGTCCTTTATCTTTTGACCACCAAAGGCATGAGCGCTGACGCAGTCTCAGATCTGCTCTACAAGAACTCCGGTCTCAAGGGCCTGTCCGGCATCAGCCAGGACATGCGCAGGTTAAGCGAAAGCACCGATCCGCGCGCCGCCGAGGCAATCGACTATTTCGTGTTTCGCATTCGGCGTGAACTTGGTGCCATGGCAGCAGTCCTGAACGGTCTGGACACGCTCGTATTCACAGGCGGAATCGGCGAAAACGCAGCGCTCATCCGGAAGCGTGTGTGTGCAGAGCAGGATTGGCTCGGCATGTTGATTGATGAGGCTCGAAACAAAGCGCGGGAAGAAGACATTTCCGCCGCCACTTCTCAGATCAAGGTACTGGTCATTCCAACCAATGAAGAAGAAATGATCCGTCGACACACGGAAACACTCTTGAAGGCGGCACTCTAACAAGTTGACTCTCAAAATACTCGATTATCTATCGGCCAGACGGTTCTAACACGCTTGCAAAGGCGTCTTCGTAAGTGCGGACCACCGGGCGATAGTCAGCATGTACAACCGGCTCAAAGCCACCTGGCAAGTCGGGTTCAATCGCAAGATAAGCGCCGGGGTCCTCGCGTCGCATATCCATCAACCCAGCTCTCAAACGGCGTTTCAACACATCCGGCAGATCTTTTCCCAGACTATGAGCGGAATAGGGAATGGGGGGCGAACGCCAAACAATCTCCAGATCCTTAAATCCGCGCCCGCCGCTCACGTAGTAGTCGTTGAGCGTTCCGGCCGTGTAGCCGTTTTTTGCCTCTCCAGCCAGGGTCGACCAGGCGAGTGCCGCCTGTACCCGTCCATCCAGCAACGCGCGAATACCGTCAACGGGATCCTGAACTTCCACCAGCGTGCTGAAATGTGCCCTCACGTCGATACCGTCTGCCGCCAAGTTCGCCAAGGGAACGCGATAGCCCGTTGAACTGTTCTTGCCACCAACGGCCAGACGGACGTCTTTCAGGTCCGCAAGCGATATTTTCTCGGTACCACTTTTGCCGACAAGGATGGCATAAAAACGCGCTGGAAAGTCATCCGGACCAGCGGTAACGAGAGGTTCAATGCAGCTGCAAAGCCTGTATGCTGCCGCATAGGCGGAGGGTGACAGGCGTGCGTAGTCAATTCGCCCTTCAGCTATAGCTTCTACGGCGTCACCCATTGTATCCATCAAAAAGAGGTCAACCGGCAGATCGGCAATATCTTCAAGCGCCAGCCGAAACGGCTCAACTCTGTCCCTGGCGTTCTCATCCCCGGCCACCACAACACCAAGTCGAAGACGATCCGGCAAGTCAGCGCTTTCCTGAGCAAGTGTTGAACCGGCAAACACAAACACAAGGAAAATAAGTGCAATCAACCCGACGGCGTTTCCTGTCCACGTCGCAATTCCGACATAAGCTTTTGGGAGAAAACGCAAATTCCTATCTCACCTATCTTGCACCCTGACAACATTGACCGGAGCGGCCCATGAATGACGTTATCACGACCGTGGTGTTCGATATAGGAAATGTCCTGATCGAATGGAATCCTGAACATCTTTATCGTCGTCTCATTCCGGATGAAGTCGAAAGAGCAGATTTTCTC belongs to Roseibium porphyridii and includes:
- a CDS encoding type II and III secretion system protein family protein produces the protein MKKQIVKFAAAALLLGASVAIPASTALAEGNFPSQVHIAAGERASGRILNVGVGRSVVVNLAEDAADVLVSNPEIADAVLRTPRRIFVIGNTAGQSRLVLFSRSGRELASFNIRVEKDTSDLTRIIRKLIPGSRISAESVNGNVVLSGSAKSTLEAQQAADIAAKFQGADSAKAVVNLIAVEGKDQVHLKVTVAEVERTIIKQLGVQFSGSVGTGSFTPFFSSLPNFTVNPSIVNQATGGTQFISGASNITAQVQMLQREGVIRTLAEPTLTAISGENASFLAGGEFPIPISRDDGEISVEFKKFGVGLDFTPVVLSGGRISLRVKTEVSELSNEGAVSAGGITISALKVRRAESTMELPSGGTLVMAGLLKESYSQAVEGVPGLMQIPILGALFKSRDFLRDQTELAVFVTPYVVRPVAASKMVRPDKNLLPASDAETIFLNRLNKIYNPTGDVAGTYHGQVGFIYK
- the cpaB gene encoding Flp pilus assembly protein CpaB, whose protein sequence is MKLARIFVLAIAVVAGFIAFRLVMSSGGESEPQIVQEPVSEKNSKVLVAAKDISLGGKLTEEDLSWADWPEDTVPLGAVTEKSNPSADTEYQGRIARVPIFAGEPVRPERLINTDKGFMAAILPKGKRAIAVSVEAETTAGGFILPGDKVDVILTRSSDAGGALSETILENIRVLAIDSTTAGEQDQKNLSPKKTATLELTLAESEIVAQSQQVGTIDLALRSAQDSADDAEADNSRRRGVSYVKYGVTSQAGAQ
- a CDS encoding A24 family peptidase — encoded protein: MIQAAVLVIFPMLVAFGGISDLLTMTIQNRVAILLVAGFCILALATGLPMQAWGLHALGMAVFFVPCFVFFAFNWMGGGDVKFISAIALWIGFTPELAAFAVLVAIYGMVLTVGMLLMRQKLIVPTLLFQQDWFLRLHDSKSGIPYGVAIAIAGLQIYSHTAWFQLIG
- a CDS encoding Flp family type IVb pilin, coding for MKSLINRFVKDESGATAIEYGLIAGLLSIIILAAVTATGTSLSAIFTSISTTLKTADTAIK
- a CDS encoding pilus assembly protein N-terminal domain-containing protein; the encoded protein is MFKKLIKWTSLFAFVFQAGVAIAQDGPVMVTVDRAKVFRIDDGASAVIVGNPFIADVSMFDQNTVVITGKSYGTTNLVILDENNKPIVDEIITVRASEEGVVSVYKKSSRMTLSCSPTCEPTLRLGDNNDAFKQTAEQATARNELAVQAAGGGS
- a CDS encoding TadE/TadG family type IV pilus assembly protein, producing MPRFRRRFFSIRKDESGATAIEFGLVAIPFFLILFGIVEVGLIHMVNRMLDNAVIEASRMIRTGQAQTSGFGADDFEGEICNALPAFLCSTERIVVVVDQIDSFSAAASTNDMYDADGDLVEDSSYTAEANNSGEIVMVNVVYRWPMITSLLSLNLADHGTERHLTSTLVFRNEPWE
- a CDS encoding TadE/TadG family type IV pilus assembly protein, coding for MNARRPNPAQTIVSIWRRLQVDTRAVSAVEFALILPLMLIILIGMEEATGALNQDRKVSRIANSVTDLVAQAQTVDKNDLQGIMDLGEKILTPYPADTLDIVLASVTFDEDGDASVDWSLNKSGGEPWAPGAVPPVTLPGTVSVANTSIVVGQVSLTYTPTFAGIFTEVFDRDSAIDLGDTYYLRPRLTNTVACSDC
- a CDS encoding bifunctional enoyl-CoA hydratase/phosphate acetyltransferase, whose protein sequence is MATNKTYEQIEIGDTAEIVRECSSNDLLVFAHASGNRNPIHLPDTDWTGDGKIDKPMAPAMWVGGLASAVLGNILPGPGSVYKAQSFRFLGRAAVGDKLTVKVTATEKRPDNIVLFDMSVTREDGVRLVEGISEVRAPTETIEFDASEIPALLVQRHRHFNRMIELAKTLPALPTAVAAPDDPNSLEGALLAAREGLIDPVLIGARDRIETAANELNEDISQFELIDIEDESEAAGRAVEMVHEGRVKAVMKGHLHTDHLLKHVVKRDGGLRTKRRISHVFVMDIPGRKTPVLISDAAINISPDLNTKVDITQNAIDAARSLGLDTPRVGILSAIETVNPAIPSSLDAAVLSKMAERGQISGAVVDGPLAMDNAIDVQAARTKGITSLVAGHAEVLIVPNLESGNMLAKELTFIAHAEAAGLVIGAKVPVMLTSRADDGRARLASCALAMLYVHWQKNGLPAGMLDREEE
- a CDS encoding acetate/propionate family kinase, which gives rise to MVPVILVLNSGSSSIKFSLYSGKCEQLKGQISGLGAEPHLALVSHASGLTIDRNLQDDEGTSHKTALAALLPILERELGGRPVDAVGHRVVHGGVYHTSPLKITDTVLQDLKALEPLAPLHQPHNLAGVEAARAAFPGALQTACFDTAFHRKHPWVNDTFALPRSLYDEGVRRYGFHGLSYEFICSHLKETRPDVFRGRVVVAHLGNGASMCAIRDGQSIGSTMGFTALDGLPMGTRCGQLDPGVVLYLLTTKGMSADAVSDLLYKNSGLKGLSGISQDMRRLSESTDPRAAEAIDYFVFRIRRELGAMAAVLNGLDTLVFTGGIGENAALIRKRVCAEQDWLGMLIDEARNKAREEDISAATSQIKVLVIPTNEEEMIRRHTETLLKAAL
- a CDS encoding phosphate/phosphite/phosphonate ABC transporter substrate-binding protein translates to MRFLPKAYVGIATWTGNAVGLIALIFLVFVFAGSTLAQESADLPDRLRLGVVVAGDENARDRVEPFRLALEDIADLPVDLFLMDTMGDAVEAIAEGRIDYARLSPSAYAAAYRLCSCIEPLVTAGPDDFPARFYAILVGKSGTEKISLADLKDVRLAVGGKNSSTGYRVPLANLAADGIDVRAHFSTLVEVQDPVDGIRALLDGRVQAALAWSTLAGEAKNGYTAGTLNDYYVSGGRGFKDLEIVWRSPPIPYSAHSLGKDLPDVLKRRLRAGLMDMRREDPGAYLAIEPDLPGGFEPVVHADYRPVVRTYEDAFASVLEPSGR